The sequence CGACGTACAATTAAATGGATATCACTCATCCATACGTAAGAATATACTCTTATAAGTTATTTAGAAAGAAACCCCGATGTCGCAACTGTTGCCGCTCGCCTCCTCAGAACCACAGCGCCCTGTTGTTCGTCCAAACATTGTCCTGTTTGCGCTGGCGATGGGCGGTTTTGCCATCGGCACCACTGAATTTGCCAGCATGAGCCTTGTCCCCTATTTTTCCCATGATCTCCAAATTGACGAACCCACTGCTGGGCACGTCATTAGTGCTTATGCTTTAGGAGTGGTTATTGGTGCTCCCCTCATCGCCTTACTGGCAGCACGCTTTCCTCGGCGTCAATTATTGCTCGCATTGATGGCTGTTTTCGCTCTCGGCAATTTCCTAACAGCGCTTTCGCCATCCTATTCCTGGATGCTGTCCCTTCGTTTCCTGAGCGGGTTACCCCATGGTGCTTACTTTGGGGTTGCAGCGCTTGTCGCGGCCTCACTAGTCCCTTTTCGCCAACGGACCCAAGCAGTAGCGCGGACCATGCTGGGGTTAACTGTTGCTACCATTATTGGTGTCCCTTTGGCGAACTGGATCGGTCAAACCATCGGCTGGCGTTTTGGCTTTATCTTAGTAAGCCTGTTGGCTCTCATCACCGTTATGCTTGTCTGGCAATTTGCACCGCAAGATCGCCCGAAATCAACAACTAGCCCGCTGCAAGAATTATCGGCTCTCAAACGTAAGCAAGTATGGATAACACTGGGGATGGGCGCCATTGGTTTTGGTGGCCTGTTTGCTGTCTATACCTACGCGGCATCAACCATGCTTAACATCACCCATGTCTCGCCGCATCTGATTCCCGTGGTTTTAGGCATTTTTGGATTAGGAATGACTTGCGGCACTCTATGGGCTGCGTGGGCCGCCGACCGACGTCTGATGCTCACTGCTGGGGGACTATTGTTATGGAGCGCTGTGTGGCTCGCTTTTTATCCCTTAGTAACACGCAATATCTGGGCTCTATCAATTGTAATTTTTATGATCGGTACAGGTGGGGGCTTAGGCACGGTGTTGCAAACTCGTCTTATGGATGTGGCCGGCGATGCTCAAACCTTAGCGGCAGCGCTCAACCACAGCGCGTTCAATTTCGCCAATGCCCTGGGCCCCTTTTTAGGCGGTCTTGCCATTCATGCCGGCTATGGCTTTCCTTCCACCGGCTGGGTTGGGTGCGGTTTAGCTTTAGGTGGCTTTATCTTTTGGTGCTTCGCAATGCGTGATGAGGTAAGAGAAAAACGAGCTGTAGTTAAATCCCAGGCTTAGGAGAAGACTTCAGGAAACCTGAACGATAGGGGAAAAAGATCATAAAGGCGACAGCATCATTATCCATCCACTTTTGCCCCAATTAAGATAACCCCCGCTCCGATAAGGCAGAGCCCCGCGCCAACCCAATCAGTTAGATAGGGTTTAACCCCCTCAATAAACCATAACCAACACAGCGATGCGATGATGTAAACACCACCATAAGCTGCATACGCACGGCCGGCTTGGTCGGATTCTATGAAAGTTAACAGATAAGCAAATAACACCAAAGAGCCTATCCCTGGCAATAACCACCAGATTGATTTATCAAGCTTCAGCCATGCCCAAAAACTGAAACAACCAGCGATTTCGGCAATTGCGGCTCCTATATAAGCAACAACAGTGATCACTTTCTCTCCCTTCCTCGTAGATTATCTTCTATAAAACTCTGCCTAACATTGAACCAGCGCACAGATCTTAGGATAGAGAAGCAGAGAAATCTACAATTTTATAAAAGGCCCTTTTTATAGAGAGGAAAAATATAATGGAAAAGCCAAAAAATATAATAAAATTAACTGTTAAACTTTCTAAAGAGAAACAATCAGCTTTTCCATTCTTTCTTAATTATTCATAATTTTACTCCTTAAGCTAGGTTCACACATTTCCTGCTAAAGTAGTCTTCTAGAGTTATTCCTTAAAGGAAAGTAACGATTATGAGTGTTCAGGAAGATACCATTTATGAGTTTCACTTCTTGATAAGGATTCTACATTATGACCATCAATAAAAGCCACAATGGCCCATCTCGAAAATGATTTTCCAATTTTTTTCTCATCCAACTGAATAACATCGTGCCAGCCCGGACATAGGCTATCTGTATCTATAATTTTACGAAAATTGCTTGACGCCATAAAGATAGCTTTATTGGCTTCATGAGTAATAATTTCTAAATCGTTTGGATTAGTTCCAATTCTCAGGCCGGGACCGCTCTCGGCGATAGCGAGGGTAAAAGAGCCTGAATCAAAATGAGGTTTAGCAAGGTGTTTTCCAGATTCTCCCCAATTGTACTTTAAAAATCTTAGGATAATATGAGGTTCGTTGGTGGCAAATACCTTAGAAAGCGTGCCAGGATAGTCTTGTTCAAAAATACTTATGATTTCATACACAATATTATAGGTTGCCTCCCATAACGGTAATGCAAGCTTTAAAAATTGATCTATAAGAGGGTTATCCGGGATAAATTCCTTATACTTTTCAAATATAAGTGGGTGGAAGTGAAAGAAATCTTTGCTGTCATTATAGATATCATTATCCGGATCACGATGCTTGAATCCTATATCCCCTCTCCGATGCAGTGGCGATATTTTAAAATCAATATGATTTTTAATTTCTTCAGGAAGCTTTAGAAACTCAAAAAATGTCGTCATCACTTGAGTAATGTGAGATTGATTGATCAGAAATGGCACCTGAGTATAGGGTTTTTCATATAAAAGGCTAAGAGGAAGTGCCGGGCGGATAGCACCTTTTACTAGACTAAGGCTCATTTAATTTCTCTTCTTCAATTGCTTTCTAAACTATACAGCTTATTAAGAAGTTACCAGAGGTGATATTAAAAGTAAAAATAATGAATTATGTTCAACTAACCTTTTTTCAAGATCCATTGTAAATCCTACATAATACCGGCTTGGGTTATAAACTGTTTTAAGAATATAGACATAATACAATTTCATATATAACAGTCCGTCTGCGTTTCGCTTCGCTTACTTCGATGAGACATCCCCTTCGCAGCTTCTCCTCGATAAATCTCGTCGTAGCTATTTCGCAACGAACGCATCGCGGTCTTTGCGAAAGCGAAGACGGGTAGCGGAGAGGGTGGGATTACACCTTCGGTGTTGCATCTCTTCTGCTTCGCTAATTCTCTCAAGAGAATAAGCGCCGCAACGACTCGCTGTCGAACCCTCTTGGGTTCTCATCCCCCAGCCACAGCTATAAATAAAATATCCAAAACTCAAGGTACGCTTCGCTTGGCTCCTTGACTTTTGGATATTTGATTCATGGCGGAGAGGGTGGGATTACACCTTCGGTGTTGCATCTCTTCTGCTTCGCTAATTCTCTCAAGAGAATAAGCGCCGCAACGACTCGCTGTCGAACCCTCTTGGGTTCTCATCCCCCAGCCACAGCTATAAATAAAATATCCAAAACTCAAGGTACGCTTCGCTTGGCTCCTTGACTTTTGGATATTTGATTCATGGCGGAGAGGGTGGGATTCGAACCCACGGTACGCTCGCGCGCACAACGGTTTTCGAGACCGCCCCGTTCGACCGCTCCGGCACCTCTCCTTATTGTTTAGGTATACTGAGTCATCAACCTTTTTACAAGAAAAAACCTGAGGTCACTTTCATATTAATGAATAGTTTTCTAAGGAAAAGGAAGAAAAAATAATGCCACCTTAGCCTCAGCTGAGATGGCATTATTTATCCTATTTCAGTTAGAAAGGCACGTTTGTACCCCCTTAACTTGTTTAATTAGCGAGCCCGAGCTTTAGCAACTTTTGGTTGGCCACTATTTCTGCCAGGACGCGGCGCACTAACCTTACGGTCACCGCCCCCACGCTTTTCAGAAAAACCACCGCCTGAACCACGGCCTCCGAAACCACCCTCGGAGCGGCGTGCCCCTGGCTTACTATCTGAGAAACGACCAGCTGAGGGTCGACCACCAAAGCCGCCTTCGCTGCGACGCTCACCTGGTTTCCCATCAGTACGCTGACCACCAAATTTGCCCTCTGAACGACGATCGGTTGACTTACCGTCGACACGACGTTCTTGGAACTTACGCTCTGCCGCTGGGGCTCTTTTATCGCTAGAGGAAGAGGCTGCACTTTGAAGAGCATCAACATTGGGGCTCCAACTGCCTAACTTACTGCCACGACGGTCATCACTTGCTGCTCTACCCCGGCTCTCTGATCTTTTACCCTGACGGTCATCACTTGGGGAACTTCTCCAACCATCAGATGTTCGGCTATCGTTGGATCGCCGACGGGACTGCTCGGGGCGCCGATTCCGGTTGGTCCGAGAGCTACGATCGTCACGGTCAAATCCTTCCATGCCTTTGGCCCGATCTTCTGGATGCATCAACCGGCAAATTGCACGCCATTTTCCAATTTCAGTCGCAGAAACAAAGCTAATCGCTGTCCCTTCAGCTCCGGCTCGACCTGTCCGCCCAATGCGGTGAATAAAGTCCTCAGGTGCTTGGGGTAAATCAAAGTTCACCACATATTCAATATGGGGAATATCAAGCCCGCGTGCTGCAACGTCTGTTGCTACCAACACACGATTCTTTCCTCGACGAAAAGCACTAATCACGTTAGAACGACGGCTTTGGCGCAAGTCTCCATGGATTGCATCAGCGGAATGGCCTTCGTCATTGAGTTTTTTAGCTAATTTCTCAGTTCCGTGCTTTGTCTTTACGAAGACGATGAAGGTTCCTTGCTTTTGGTTAAGGGTGTCAACCAACAAACCAAACTTGTCTGCATCAGATGTTTTTATAACCTCTTGAGTAATTTTTTCAGCAGCCTTGGTGGTTGAACCAACAGAAATACGCACGGGATCATTTAAGTATTCACCGGCAAGACGCTCAATTGTTGGCGCAATTGTTGCCGAGAACATTAAGGTTTGGCGCTCAGGATTCATATACTCAGCGATACGTTCTAGCTGAACCACAAATCCCATGTCCAGCATCCGATCTGTTTCATCTAAAACTAAAAAGCCGGTACGATCAAGTTTCAAGGTGCCGCGTTCCAAATGGTCATTAATTCGTCCCGGTGTTCCGATGATCAGACGCGGACGATTGCGCAATTGTTGTAATTGCTTACCCATGGAATCACCGCCGATTAATAACGTCATCCAAATTTTGCTGTCGCGCCCCATAAATCCGCGCATACCTTCAAGGACTTGCTGGGCCAATTCCCGGGTGGGGGTCAGCACCAAAGCGGTCCTATTAGGATTTGCCATCAAATAGGCAAGCAAGGGCAAGGCATAAGCTGCAGTTTTACCGGTACCCGTTTGGGCAGATCCCAAAATATCTTTCCCCTCTAGGGCAAGCGGAATGGTCTGAGCCTGAATCGGTGTCGGCTTTTCAAAATTCAACCGTTTTAGGGAATGTAGTATTGCCTCGGGCAAACCGAGGGAGTCAAAGTTTTCCATATTATCTCTTCATATTTTATGTTTTAAACCAATGATTCTCTTGCATTATTATATCTTTCATTGCAAGACATACTGATTCAAAACCAAGAACTCTCTGTGGGTATTTATATGAAAAAGTATAGAATCAACCTCCCATGTTATGGGGACTTCCAGCCTAAAAGTCAACATATTTTAGAATAAATCTAAAAAGAGGGGTAATTAAGGCGGGTAAAAAAGGAAAATATTCAACACCATAAACACGCCGCCAAAAAAGGGACAGGATTAATCCCAGGGCCCCCACACCAACCAAGTACAAGCCTACCTCTGGCAGAGGAACAAGCATAAGACTGATTGGCAATAAAATTTTGTCTGCAATTCCTAAGAAGGGTCGTTTAAAAAGGTATTCTGCTCCTGAACAAAGCATAACAAGAACACATCCCATGCCGCAGGATTCCCAGTGAGGATTGGACCAACCTTGACTCACCACACATAAACAAAAAAGAACAAAAGGGATGAGCGGGACAGAGCGGTAGCGACAATCATAACCCATCAAAATGATGGCCAATAACAATAAAATAAGGATCACGCCCGCAATAACCCTAACTTTTGATTCAGTTGACGATGATGCACATGGCAAATGGCAACCGCCAAAGCATCAGCGGCATCGGCTGTAACCATTCCTGCTGCGGGTAATAACCGCTGCACCATGGCTGCCACTTGAGTCTTATCCGCGTGGCCTACTCCCACCACGGACTTCTTTACTTTATTGGCGGAATATTCGCCCACAGGCATAGAATGGACAGCGGGTGCAAGCAAAACCACCCCCCGAGCCATCCCCAGTTTTAAAGCGGAAGCCGCATTAGCATTCACAAAGGTTTCTTCTACCGCCGCCTCATCGGGTTGGAAATTTGCAATAATCTGTTGTAGACCTTGGTAGATTTGCTGCAACCTTGAGCTCAAGGATAAAGATGAATCAGAATGCACTACGCCATGCGCCACATGAATTAAACGGTTGCCCTGACTTTCTATGATTCCCCATCCCGCATTGCGCAAACCCGGATCAAGACCAAGGATACGGACAACCTCTGCCATATTAATTAGAAATCCCTATATCTGGGGGTCCTGGCCAAAAGATTGGGTTAAAGGCTACTTCCCACAGATGTCCATCTAAATCTGAAAAATACCCTGAAAACCCTCCCCAATCAGTTGCTTGAGCTGGCTTCACAATGTTAGCCCCCGCAGCTTTAGCCTGTTCCAATACAACATTAACCTCGGCTTCACTATTCACATTATGGGCTAGAGTAATACCTCGGAAACCGGTCCCTTCCTTAGCAACAGTGGCATCCTTAGCAAGCAATTCCCATGGATAAACGGCAAGACATGATCCATTAAGATTAAAAAATGCTACATCCCCTTCAAAAGACATCCTGGGGAAACTCAGTCCATCTTCATAAAAATGGATGGCCGCCGCTAAATCATGGGTCCCCAGTGTTATGATATTTATTCTTGGCTGCATAGATTTCTTTCTTTGTTCAGCTCTCACCTTAAATCAATTCAAGCCAACTTAGCTAAAATGTCGTCTGATACATCAAAATTACAGTAAACATTTTGCACGTCATCACTATCTTCGAGGGTATCAATTAACTTGATGATTTTTTGAGCGGCTTCTTCATCAACGGAAATAGTATTTTGAGGGCGCCACATCAATTTTGATTCAGAAATATCCTCATAGCTTAGACTTAAGGCATCGCGCACCATGGCAAAATTATCGAGGCCAGTAAGAACCTCATAAAAATCACCATCCTCTTCCAAATTATCCGCCCCAGCGTCGACAGCTTTTTCAAAAACATCGTCATAGCTTCCCACAGCTTTAGACAAACGGATCACCCCGACCCGATCAAACATAAAGGCAACACTACCCGTTTCACCCATATTGCCGCCACATTTGGTAAAGGCAGAACGAACTTCAGAAGCTGTTCGGTTACGGTTATCGGTCAAAGATTCCACAATCAACGCTGTTCCACCAGGCCCATATCCTTCGTAGCGTACTTCTTCATAGTTCGCTGTATCTTCGCCCCCTAACGCTTTCTTAATGGCCCGATCAACGTTGTCTTTTGGCATATTAGCCCCTCGAGCTGCAGCCATTGCCGCTCGCAAACGTGGATTAGAGGATGGATCAGCCCCCATGCGTGCCGAAACAATAATTTCACGCGTAATTTTTGCAAACATACGAGCCCGTTTAGCATCCTGGGCCCCTTTACGGTACATAATATTTTTAAATTGTGAATGTCCTGCCATTGTCTTTTCTATCCAAAATTCTTTTTTGTTAAGACTATATCACCATCAAGTCTTCAGACTCAACCTGAATGACACCGATTATGCACTCAGTTTTTCTGGCAACTCCTCTACATCACTTGCACCGATCAATTCGGCGGCTTGTGTTGACCGAGCCTGCGCGTCAAGGGGAGTCAACTCCTCGATGACGGTGGATGATGAATCGATCTCTTTAAATTTTCGCGCGGTCACCAACACGCGTCGTTCTAAAGTCCCCAAGGTTTGATTGTAACAATCAACGGATTGAGTTAAATGGCGCCCTAAACGGCTAAAATGATCCCCCATATCATTGAGGCGTTTATAGAGTTCTTTCCCAAGCTCGCCGATCACGCGGGTACTTTCGGTCATGGCTTCTTGACGCCAACCATAAGAAACTGCCCTTAACAGGGCGATCAAAGTCGTGGGCGTGGCTAAGATTACCTTTTCTTTAACGCCGGTTTCAATTAATGCGGGATCGCATTCTAAGGCTGCACTAAAGAATGTTTCACCCGGCAAAAAGAGGACGACAAACTCAGGCGTGTCATTAAACTGATCCCAATAGGCGCGTTGACTTAGAGCCCGAATATGCGTCCGCACCTGCCGCGCATGATCCATCATCTTTTGTTGACGGTCCCGATCATCTTGAGCTTCTAAAGCTTCGAGGTAGGCTGATAACGGAGCCTTAGCATCAACGATAATTTTTTTACCTCCTGGAAGATTGATAATCATATCCGGACGCATGCGGCCTGTTTCCGTATTCGTTGAGACTTGTTCCTGGAAATCACAATGGGCAATCATGCCGGCCATTTCCACAACCCGTTTCAATTGCATTTCGCCCCATTGGCCGCGCACTGATGGCGCTCGCAACGCCTTAACAAGGTTGGAGGTTTCAAGGCGAAGGTCTTTTTGCGCGCCAACCAGTTCTTTCACCTGTTCCCGCAACACTTCATAGGCCCCAACCCGCTGTTTTTCAAGATCTTGAATCTTACCATCAACCTTAAATAACGCTTGTTGTACCGGCTGCATCATTTCGGCGATCGATTGTTGCCGTTGC is a genomic window of Candidatus Paracaedibacter acanthamoebae containing:
- a CDS encoding MFS transporter; this encodes MSQLLPLASSEPQRPVVRPNIVLFALAMGGFAIGTTEFASMSLVPYFSHDLQIDEPTAGHVISAYALGVVIGAPLIALLAARFPRRQLLLALMAVFALGNFLTALSPSYSWMLSLRFLSGLPHGAYFGVAALVAASLVPFRQRTQAVARTMLGLTVATIIGVPLANWIGQTIGWRFGFILVSLLALITVMLVWQFAPQDRPKSTTSPLQELSALKRKQVWITLGMGAIGFGGLFAVYTYAASTMLNITHVSPHLIPVVLGIFGLGMTCGTLWAAWAADRRLMLTAGGLLLWSAVWLAFYPLVTRNIWALSIVIFMIGTGGGLGTVLQTRLMDVAGDAQTLAAALNHSAFNFANALGPFLGGLAIHAGYGFPSTGWVGCGLALGGFIFWCFAMRDEVREKRAVVKSQA
- a CDS encoding YnfA family protein, producing MITVVAYIGAAIAEIAGCFSFWAWLKLDKSIWWLLPGIGSLVLFAYLLTFIESDQAGRAYAAYGGVYIIASLCWLWFIEGVKPYLTDWVGAGLCLIGAGVILIGAKVDG
- a CDS encoding GIY-YIG nuclease family protein produces the protein MKLYYVYILKTVYNPSRYYVGFTMDLEKRLVEHNSLFLLLISPLVTS
- a CDS encoding DEAD/DEAH box helicase, with the protein product MENFDSLGLPEAILHSLKRLNFEKPTPIQAQTIPLALEGKDILGSAQTGTGKTAAYALPLLAYLMANPNRTALVLTPTRELAQQVLEGMRGFMGRDSKIWMTLLIGGDSMGKQLQQLRNRPRLIIGTPGRINDHLERGTLKLDRTGFLVLDETDRMLDMGFVVQLERIAEYMNPERQTLMFSATIAPTIERLAGEYLNDPVRISVGSTTKAAEKITQEVIKTSDADKFGLLVDTLNQKQGTFIVFVKTKHGTEKLAKKLNDEGHSADAIHGDLRQSRRSNVISAFRRGKNRVLVATDVAARGLDIPHIEYVVNFDLPQAPEDFIHRIGRTGRAGAEGTAISFVSATEIGKWRAICRLMHPEDRAKGMEGFDRDDRSSRTNRNRRPEQSRRRSNDSRTSDGWRSSPSDDRQGKRSESRGRAASDDRRGSKLGSWSPNVDALQSAASSSSDKRAPAAERKFQERRVDGKSTDRRSEGKFGGQRTDGKPGERRSEGGFGGRPSAGRFSDSKPGARRSEGGFGGRGSGGGFSEKRGGGDRKVSAPRPGRNSGQPKVAKARAR
- the ruvC gene encoding crossover junction endodeoxyribonuclease RuvC, with the translated sequence MAEVVRILGLDPGLRNAGWGIIESQGNRLIHVAHGVVHSDSSLSLSSRLQQIYQGLQQIIANFQPDEAAVEETFVNANAASALKLGMARGVVLLAPAVHSMPVGEYSANKVKKSVVGVGHADKTQVAAMVQRLLPAAGMVTADAADALAVAICHVHHRQLNQKLGLLRA
- a CDS encoding VOC family protein, producing the protein MQPRINIITLGTHDLAAAIHFYEDGLSFPRMSFEGDVAFFNLNGSCLAVYPWELLAKDATVAKEGTGFRGITLAHNVNSEAEVNVVLEQAKAAGANIVKPAQATDWGGFSGYFSDLDGHLWEVAFNPIFWPGPPDIGISN
- a CDS encoding YebC/PmpR family DNA-binding transcriptional regulator, whose translation is MAGHSQFKNIMYRKGAQDAKRARMFAKITREIIVSARMGADPSSNPRLRAAMAAARGANMPKDNVDRAIKKALGGEDTANYEEVRYEGYGPGGTALIVESLTDNRNRTASEVRSAFTKCGGNMGETGSVAFMFDRVGVIRLSKAVGSYDDVFEKAVDAGADNLEEDGDFYEVLTGLDNFAMVRDALSLSYEDISESKLMWRPQNTISVDEEAAQKIIKLIDTLEDSDDVQNVYCNFDVSDDILAKLA
- the rmuC gene encoding DNA recombination protein RmuC, which encodes MIDLVQQKTIFLAGAAAAVTGIFIWLTVRWQYKHALERSESELQRLDMILSDTRRDVQDREQRIYEMQTVYVAEKAARAVAEERATRTASLELQLKDVTQQFSTLRSRNAELQSALDYERRQAQEKIQMLENAQIRLGETFKSLSAEALSTNNKSFLHLAQTALEKFQETARMDLGQRQQSIAEMMQPVQQALFKVDGKIQDLEKQRVGAYEVLREQVKELVGAQKDLRLETSNLVKALRAPSVRGQWGEMQLKRVVEMAGMIAHCDFQEQVSTNTETGRMRPDMIINLPGGKKIIVDAKAPLSAYLEALEAQDDRDRQQKMMDHARQVRTHIRALSQRAYWDQFNDTPEFVVLFLPGETFFSAALECDPALIETGVKEKVILATPTTLIALLRAVSYGWRQEAMTESTRVIGELGKELYKRLNDMGDHFSRLGRHLTQSVDCYNQTLGTLERRVLVTARKFKEIDSSSTVIEELTPLDAQARSTQAAELIGASDVEELPEKLSA